One part of the Thermoanaerobacterium sp. CMT5567-10 genome encodes these proteins:
- a CDS encoding HD-GYP domain-containing protein: MEDDNVSKKLILYISFIVACGISLITYSIFKVNPHHIPDVVILIIFAAVCESLPIYINTNVSVSVAYAVDLMALLLFGPYEGALIASIGNLLLIRNFNGKIKYVLNTPYYKTLFNISQIAISVAVGGFVYEYLGGKIGSDVYPNYIIQSIIAATAYYFLNNLLVTNLIAILLEKPFLKTWTKDFSWMLKNFLFLAFIGILMTSVFVKFGYIALLIFFVPLIMVRYMFKLNMELKQSYYDTINALTKALEAKDRYTLGHSKSVEKLAVYLCREAGFSEAHTEMVRIAALLHDVGKIGIVENILNKPGKLSKEEYDYIKQHPVSGYEILKDVPFLKNVRYWVRYHHEWYNGNGYPDGISGRQIPLEAEILSVADVFDALVSDRPYRNAYTREEAYKIIVDSEGTQFSPRVIRLFKRAYEKNKEDFKHDF, translated from the coding sequence ATGGAGGATGATAATGTGAGTAAAAAGTTAATTTTATATATATCGTTTATTGTTGCATGTGGTATATCACTTATAACTTATTCTATATTTAAGGTAAATCCACACCATATTCCAGATGTCGTAATTTTAATTATTTTTGCTGCTGTTTGTGAATCATTGCCTATATACATAAATACAAATGTTTCTGTTTCAGTTGCTTATGCAGTAGATTTAATGGCATTGCTTTTGTTTGGACCTTATGAAGGTGCTTTAATAGCTTCAATTGGCAATTTGCTTTTGATTAGAAATTTTAATGGGAAAATAAAATATGTATTAAATACTCCGTATTATAAAACTTTATTTAATATATCGCAAATTGCAATAAGCGTTGCTGTTGGTGGTTTTGTATATGAATATTTGGGCGGTAAAATAGGCAGTGATGTTTATCCAAATTACATTATTCAATCAATAATTGCAGCTACTGCATATTATTTTCTAAATAATTTATTGGTAACTAATTTGATTGCAATTTTGTTAGAAAAACCCTTTTTAAAAACTTGGACAAAAGACTTTAGTTGGATGTTGAAAAACTTCTTGTTTCTTGCCTTTATAGGCATATTAATGACATCAGTGTTTGTTAAATTTGGTTATATCGCACTTTTAATCTTTTTTGTTCCACTTATCATGGTAAGATATATGTTTAAATTAAATATGGAGTTAAAACAGTCTTATTATGATACTATAAACGCTCTTACAAAAGCATTGGAAGCAAAAGACAGGTATACTTTGGGACACTCTAAAAGTGTTGAGAAATTAGCTGTATATCTTTGCAGAGAAGCTGGATTCAGCGAAGCACATACGGAGATGGTACGTATAGCTGCTCTTTTGCATGATGTAGGTAAAATAGGCATAGTAGAAAATATTTTGAATAAGCCTGGTAAGCTTTCAAAAGAAGAGTACGATTATATAAAACAGCATCCAGTCAGCGGGTACGAGATATTGAAGGATGTACCATTTCTAAAAAATGTAAGATATTGGGTAAGGTATCATCATGAGTGGTATAACGGAAATGGCTATCCTGACGGCATAAGCGGAAGACAGATACCGCTGGAGGCTGAGATACTTTCTGTTGCTGATGTTTTTGACGCTCTTGTGTCTGACAGACCGTACCGAAATGCGTATACAAGAGAGGAAGCGTACAAAATCATTGTCGACAGCGAGGGGACACAGTTTAGTCCAAGAGTGATAAGACTCTTCAAGAGAGCATACGAAAAGAACAAGGAGGATTTTAAGCATGATTTTTGA
- a CDS encoding bacteriohemerythrin, with product MIKWQQSLSVGIDMIDEQHKELFKRVNDVFDACMKQQGQEKIYEILGFLKEYTVKHFGDEEKLLEKYKYPELPQHRKLHENFVNDIKEIEDDVKENGVSVSIITTLNRKLVDWLINHISKVDKKYGEYIKTHPID from the coding sequence TTGATAAAGTGGCAGCAATCTTTGTCTGTAGGTATTGACATGATAGATGAGCAGCACAAAGAGCTATTTAAAAGAGTCAATGATGTTTTTGATGCATGTATGAAGCAGCAAGGGCAGGAAAAAATCTATGAGATACTGGGATTTCTAAAAGAGTACACAGTAAAACATTTTGGAGACGAAGAAAAACTTCTGGAGAAGTACAAATATCCAGAATTACCTCAGCATAGAAAACTTCATGAGAACTTCGTAAACGACATAAAAGAGATAGAAGATGATGTAAAAGAAAATGGCGTAAGTGTGTCAATAATCACTACTTTAAACCGCAAGTTAGTCGATTGGCTTATAAATCATATAAGCAAAGTAGATAAAAAATACGGTGAATACATAAAAACACATCCGATTGATTGA
- a CDS encoding transcription repressor NadR produces the protein MNSSDRRKKIKEILKKTKEPVKGTYLASMMNVTRQVIVQDIAILRAEGLKILSTPQGYILDVAEKNRYKKVIACKHYFDRTEEELNIIVDNGGKVLDVIVEHPYYGELKGLLMLSSRYDVEKFMECVRDGKALLLSTLTEGVHLHTIEADSNEILERIEDKLGEKGFLIK, from the coding sequence ATGAATTCGTCAGACAGAAGAAAAAAAATCAAAGAAATACTTAAAAAAACAAAAGAGCCGGTTAAAGGCACTTATCTTGCATCAATGATGAATGTTACAAGACAGGTAATAGTTCAGGATATAGCGATATTGAGAGCAGAAGGTTTGAAGATTTTATCAACACCTCAGGGATATATACTGGATGTGGCAGAAAAGAATAGATATAAAAAAGTAATAGCATGCAAGCATTATTTTGACAGAACGGAAGAAGAGCTAAATATTATTGTAGACAATGGTGGAAAGGTGCTAGATGTGATTGTAGAGCATCCTTACTACGGAGAACTAAAAGGACTTCTGATGCTTTCTTCAAGGTATGACGTAGAGAAATTTATGGAGTGTGTAAGGGATGGTAAGGCTTTACTTTTATCTACTCTTACTGAGGGTGTCCATTTGCATACAATTGAGGCAGACTCAAATGAAATATTGGAAAGGATAGAAGATAAACTTGGAGAAAAAGGATTTTTGATTAAATAA
- a CDS encoding DUF5317 domain-containing protein produces MIFDSLGASFIYGFLIRRGKLSGIADIDIKKPIFFVLGFALEFGVLNLTDKYPIIMTYRAYIHFLDYLMLFIGLWYNRHNKYMKVIAIGIILNFIVIFANGGRMPVSIKALNAAGISYLIPGLQKNVIPTHQAMTAATKLKFLCDILYLPKPYPLPKTFSIGDLFIATGIFLMVSNAMIKASKKVKI; encoded by the coding sequence ATGATTTTTGATTCTCTTGGAGCTTCATTTATATATGGATTTTTAATAAGAAGAGGAAAATTAAGCGGTATAGCCGATATAGACATAAAGAAGCCTATTTTTTTTGTTTTAGGGTTTGCATTGGAGTTTGGAGTTCTTAATTTGACAGATAAGTATCCGATAATAATGACATATAGAGCATATATACATTTTCTGGATTATCTTATGCTTTTTATTGGTCTGTGGTACAATAGGCACAACAAGTACATGAAAGTAATAGCTATTGGTATCATCTTAAATTTCATTGTCATATTTGCAAATGGAGGGAGGATGCCCGTCTCTATAAAGGCTCTTAATGCAGCCGGCATCAGCTATCTAATACCTGGGCTGCAAAAAAATGTGATTCCGACGCACCAAGCTATGACAGCAGCAACAAAACTTAAATTTTTATGTGATATTCTTTATTTGCCAAAGCCGTATCCACTTCCTAAAACTTTTAGCATAGGCGACCTATTTATAGCAACTGGGATTTTTCTGATGGTTTCAAATGCCATGATAAAAGCTTCAAAAAAAGTAAAAATATGA